A portion of the Deinococcus sp. AB2017081 genome contains these proteins:
- a CDS encoding ArsR/SmtB family transcription factor — protein MISSSQGDICEVRCVHPEAVQKARQALPDAGCVEQASAFLKLVGDPTRLRLLSALNTGEMCVCDLSAAVGISESAVSHQLRLLRTGRVVTFRKEGRVAYYRLLDHHVTTLIDNALEHARE, from the coding sequence ATGATAAGCAGTTCTCAAGGGGACATCTGCGAGGTGCGCTGCGTCCACCCGGAAGCCGTCCAGAAGGCTCGGCAGGCCCTTCCGGACGCCGGGTGTGTCGAGCAGGCGAGTGCCTTCCTGAAACTGGTCGGCGATCCCACCCGCCTGAGACTCCTGAGCGCGCTGAACACGGGGGAAATGTGTGTCTGCGATCTCTCGGCGGCGGTGGGCATCAGCGAGAGTGCGGTCAGCCATCAGCTCCGGTTGTTGCGTACCGGCCGGGTGGTGACCTTCCGCAAGGAGGGGCGGGTCGCGTACTACCGCCTGCTCGACCACCACGTCACCACCCTGATCGACAATGCGCTGGAACACGCCCGCGAGTAG
- a CDS encoding ArsR/SmtB family transcription factor yields the protein MHNHALAPQPHPDDLSRVCAVFTALSEPVRLRVVNLLSGGEQSVTQLVEALELPQSTVSRHLALLRTTRLVTARREATRVYYRLTDAHLVSLTREAFSHAQHERLGLPDHPADLPSRARR from the coding sequence ATGCACAACCATGCCCTTGCGCCACAGCCGCACCCCGACGACCTCTCACGGGTGTGCGCCGTCTTCACGGCGCTGTCCGAACCGGTGCGATTGCGGGTCGTGAATCTGTTGAGTGGCGGGGAGCAGAGTGTGACGCAGCTGGTCGAGGCCCTTGAGCTGCCGCAGAGCACCGTCAGTCGCCACCTCGCCCTCCTCCGCACGACCCGGCTGGTCACGGCCCGCCGGGAGGCCACCCGTGTGTACTACCGGCTGACCGACGCTCACCTCGTCTCGCTGACCCGCGAGGCCTTCAGTCACGCCCAACACGAGCGGCTCGGCCTGCCCGACCATCCGGCTGACCTGCCCTCCAGGGCGCGTCGATGA
- a CDS encoding MFS transporter, translated as MNALALFASLRNPRFARLYAAQTISQIGDALTWVGLALLAAQLAGPGQAPAVLAIALTIRVTAFVLLSPLAGVLADRVDRRMVLMLCDFGRMAVLGVMFFVTQVWQIYILMFVLNALTAFFTPTNQATVPLVVGREEARPAFALSSATTELLGIVGPGLAGLLAAWLGTRSLFAVDAVSFLLSGLLILTLPALRAKQEGGAPERSTRADLRDGTARLWRDPPVRFALLMELVAALTGALILTVTISRIESGLGLGEAQYGWVMAAYGLGAAAASLAVGAAGRRVPLTRFIALGALVTSLAILPGNLVPLGGLMACWLLAGMGQNWVNLPTETLLAERTEEAAQGRVYGAHFAWSHLWWAVAYPVAGFLGTRFPDQAFGVGGALALALLSGVWLAHRRIGHMVPAS; from the coding sequence ATGAACGCCCTGGCACTGTTCGCCTCGCTGCGCAACCCGCGCTTCGCCCGGCTGTATGCGGCGCAGACCATCAGCCAGATCGGCGACGCGCTGACCTGGGTCGGCCTGGCGCTGCTCGCCGCTCAGCTCGCCGGCCCTGGGCAGGCGCCCGCCGTACTGGCCATCGCCCTGACGATCCGGGTCACGGCTTTCGTGCTGCTCAGCCCGCTGGCCGGCGTCCTGGCCGACCGGGTCGACCGCCGCATGGTGCTGATGCTCTGCGACTTCGGCCGGATGGCGGTGCTGGGAGTCATGTTCTTCGTCACCCAGGTCTGGCAGATCTACATCCTGATGTTCGTGCTCAACGCCCTCACGGCCTTCTTCACCCCCACCAATCAGGCCACCGTCCCACTGGTCGTGGGCCGCGAGGAGGCCCGGCCCGCGTTCGCGCTGTCGAGCGCGACCACCGAGCTGCTGGGCATCGTGGGGCCGGGCCTGGCAGGGCTGCTCGCAGCCTGGCTTGGCACGCGCTCACTGTTCGCCGTGGACGCCGTGAGCTTCCTGCTCTCGGGCCTCCTGATCCTGACCCTGCCGGCGTTGCGGGCGAAGCAGGAGGGCGGCGCGCCGGAGCGCAGCACCCGGGCGGATCTGCGCGACGGCACGGCCCGGCTGTGGCGCGATCCCCCGGTGCGCTTCGCGCTGCTGATGGAACTGGTGGCGGCTCTGACCGGTGCCCTGATCCTGACCGTGACCATCTCACGGATCGAGAGCGGTCTGGGCCTGGGGGAAGCCCAGTACGGCTGGGTGATGGCCGCCTATGGCCTGGGTGCGGCCGCCGCCTCGCTGGCCGTGGGCGCGGCAGGCCGGCGCGTCCCGCTCACCCGCTTCATCGCTCTGGGCGCGCTGGTGACCAGTCTGGCGATCCTGCCCGGGAACCTCGTGCCGCTGGGCGGCCTGATGGCCTGCTGGCTGCTGGCGGGCATGGGCCAGAACTGGGTCAACCTGCCCACCGAGACGCTGCTGGCCGAGCGCACTGAAGAGGCTGCGCAGGGCCGGGTGTACGGCGCGCACTTCGCGTGGAGTCACCTGTGGTGGGCGGTGGCGTACCCGGTGGCGGGCTTCCTGGGCACCCGGTTTCCGGATCAGGCCTTCGGGGTTGGTGGTGCGCTCGCGCTGGCGCTGCTCTCAGGCGTGTGGCTGGCCCATCGCCGGATTGGCCACATGGTGCCGGCATCGTGA
- a CDS encoding TlpA family protein disulfide reductase, with protein sequence MRRLLMGLALSVVTVGWPAQAGGPPFRPMAPEFRITDLSGAAVSLAALRGQAVIVLFGDVSCAACVENDRLLRGYQFEYVSHGLVVVSLHERASLEAVRRYDAGFTFSLLTGPDPGQAVARRFQVRTLPTTVFIDRDGVIRNVRQGQLTEDQLLRSLQRIF encoded by the coding sequence ATGAGGCGCCTCCTGATGGGGCTGGCCCTGAGCGTGGTGACTGTGGGCTGGCCCGCACAGGCGGGCGGCCCCCCATTCAGGCCCATGGCGCCGGAATTTCGCATCACCGATCTGAGCGGGGCGGCGGTGAGTCTCGCCGCGCTGCGGGGCCAGGCGGTCATCGTGCTCTTCGGAGACGTGAGCTGCGCCGCGTGCGTGGAGAACGACCGCCTGCTGCGGGGCTATCAGTTCGAGTACGTGAGTCACGGGCTGGTGGTGGTTAGCCTGCACGAGCGGGCCAGCCTGGAGGCCGTGCGCCGTTACGACGCCGGGTTCACCTTCAGTCTGCTGACCGGCCCTGATCCCGGTCAGGCCGTCGCCCGCCGGTTTCAGGTGCGGACGTTGCCGACCACGGTCTTTATCGACCGGGACGGGGTCATCCGGAATGTCCGCCAGGGGCAGCTCACGGAAGATCAGTTGCTGCGCAGCCTCCAGCGCATCTTCTGA